In Roseomonas fluvialis, one genomic interval encodes:
- a CDS encoding alpha/beta fold hydrolase: MSHIMVTAGALDVAVELHGPEGGTPAVLLHGFPDDARAWDGVAPALAAAGLRVVVPYLRGYGPTRYRDAATPRSGQQAALGADLLALMDALGLERALLAGYDWGGRAACIASALWPDRVIGLVSANGYNIQDIAAAARPAPPEQEARYWYQWYLHTDRGVAALEQDRAAFCRYLWRLWSPTWRFTEAEFARTAASFDNPDFVATVVQSYRHRHRAALGDPALQGIEDRLAARPPITVPSMVLHGAEDGVDPPANSAGCARWFAGPFGRVVVPGAGHFLPREAPQPWVEALLAFPR, translated from the coding sequence ATGTCGCGGTGGAATTGCATGGGCCTGAGGGCGGCACGCCCGCGGTGCTGCTGCACGGCTTCCCCGACGATGCGCGGGCCTGGGATGGCGTGGCGCCGGCGCTGGCGGCCGCGGGGCTGCGCGTGGTGGTGCCGTATCTGCGCGGCTACGGCCCCACGCGGTATCGCGATGCGGCGACGCCGCGGTCGGGCCAGCAGGCGGCGCTGGGCGCGGATCTGCTTGCGCTGATGGATGCGCTGGGCCTCGAGCGGGCCTTGCTGGCGGGCTACGACTGGGGCGGGCGGGCCGCCTGCATCGCCAGCGCGCTGTGGCCGGACCGCGTGATCGGCCTGGTTTCGGCGAATGGCTACAACATCCAGGACATCGCCGCGGCGGCGCGCCCGGCGCCGCCCGAGCAGGAGGCGCGCTACTGGTACCAGTGGTACCTGCACACGGACCGCGGCGTGGCGGCGCTCGAGCAGGACCGCGCCGCCTTCTGCCGGTACCTCTGGCGTTTGTGGTCGCCGACCTGGCGCTTCACCGAGGCAGAATTCGCGCGCACCGCCGCCAGCTTCGACAACCCCGATTTCGTCGCGACGGTGGTGCAGTCGTATCGCCACCGGCACCGCGCGGCGCTGGGCGACCCGGCGCTGCAAGGTATCGAGGACCGCCTGGCGGCGCGCCCGCCGATCACGGTTCCGAGCATGGTGTTGCACGGTGCTGAGGACGGGGTGGACCCGCCGGCGAACAGCGCGGGGTGCGCGCGGTGGTTCGCGGGGCCGTTCGGGCGGGTGGTGGTGCCTGGTGCCGGGCACTTCCTGCCGCGGGAGGCGCCGCAACCCTGGGTAGAAGCGCTGCTCGCATTCCCGCGATAA